GATGGAAATCAACCGCAGAGTGCAATGGCATAAGAGAGCTTAACTGCAAGACTGACGGGTCGAGCAGGTGCGAAAGCAGGACATAGTGATCCGGCGATTCCGAATGGAAGGGTCGTCGCTCAACGGATAAAAGCTACCCTGGGGATAACAGGCTGATTTTGCCCGAGAGTCCATATCGACGGCAAAGTTTGGCACCTCGATGTCGGCTCATCGCATCCTGGGGCTGGAGAAGGTCCCAAGGGTTGGGCTGTTCGCCCATTAAAGCGGTACGTGAGCTGGGTTCAGAACGTCGTGAGACAGTTCGGTCCCTATCCACTGTAGGCGTTAGAATATTGAGAAGATCTGTCCTTAGTACGAGAGGACCGGGATGGACAAACCTCTGATGTACCAGTTGTCACGCCAGTGGCACAGCTGGGTAGTCACGTTTGGAACGGATAACCGCTGAAAGCATCTAAGCGGGAAACCAGCTTCAAGATAAGTATTCTTTAAGACTCCTTCGAGACTAGAAGGTTGATAGGTTGGGGGTGTAAGGGCTGCGAGGCTTTTAGCTGACCAATACTAATAAGTCAAAGTTTTAACCTAAAGATTGAAAAGCGCGAAGGCGTAAGCTACTATATAGTTTCAAGTGTCTATTGGAAAAGAAAAAGACACAGCTTGGTAAGAATAGCTGCGGGGGTACACCTGGTCCCATTCCGAACCCAGAAGTTAAGCCCGTAAACGCTGAAAGTACTTGGAGGGAAGCCTCCCGGGAGGATAGGAACTTGCCAAGCTTTTTTTATAATATTTTTTAGAACTCTCCATTTGGGGAATATTTTTTTATTTTTTGAAGTTTATGTGGAGGACAAATGGCTAATATAAGTGCAGATAATAAAAATATATATCATAAAATAAATGTTCTCAAGAAAGGGCAAAAAGAAAAAGAGGAGAGAAAAAGAAAAAAAAGAAGAAATATAACAATGATAGGGTGTATCCTTATTTTGATTATATTGAGTATTCTAAATATGCTAAGTGCTAGTTTTTATACTATTTATACAAGAGGTATAGGAATATTTACTAATCATCTTGTATATATGATTGTCAGTTTTATTACTTTAATAATTACAGGAAATATAAACTATAAGAAATACAATAAAAATGGTTTTAATTTATTTCTCCTGATAATAACAATAATTTTATTCAGTTTTATATTGATAGGGGCAAGAGTGTTTCCTAGTGTAGTTCCTAGAATAAATGGTGCTATTGGCTGGATACGTTTATTTGGATTTAGTTTGCAGCCAGCAGAATTATTAAAAGTTCCTTTTATAATTTTGATTGCTCATATTTTAGAAAGATGTGAAAAAGATGGTGTTAAAAATCTTGCAATAGTTTTGTCTGTCATGCCTATAATGGTTTTATTTGGATTTTTTATAATATTTCAAGATGATTTAGGAACAATGATACATTACATAGCTATACTACTTTTTATGCTGTTCATGTCAAAAATAGATACAAAGTGGATAGTTTCTACTATAACAGCAGGTATAGTAGGGATATCAGGAATATGTCTATATGTCCATCACTTAGGAGATGTTTCAGATAAAGGGTATAAAATGAGAAGAATAGGGAGTTTTTTAAATGGGCTTCTTCATAATGAGTATGATAATGCTATTGGATATCAAGTAGGACAATCTCTTCTAGCTTTTGGAAGTGGAGGAATTTTGGGAAAAGGATATGCAAATGGAGTGCAAAAATATAGCTATCTTCCAGAAATTAGAACAGATTTTATTTTAGCTTCATATGGAGAAGAGCTTGGTTTCATTGGAATGTTTATTATAATGATATTTTTCTTTTTAATATTTAATCTTATAAAAAGAACTGCCATGGAGTGCAAAAGTTACTTTGGAAAATATTTGGCAATAGGAATAGGAGGGTATCTTATAACTCAAGTATTGATAAATATATATGTTGCACTTGGAATGCTTCCAGTGTTTGGAATACCTATGCCTATATTTAGTTATGGGGGGACTTCCCTTATAACCATATTTTCAGCCTTTGGAATAATAGGAAATATAAATTCAGAAGAATAAAAAATATAGATATTTAAGTAAAAAAATGAATAACTTGTAAAAGAGGGGCTTTAATTCCCAACTCATATATGATATAATGACATTATTAATTTTTTATTGTGAAAATTAAGCATTTTTTCGGGAAAGAAAATAAAATAATTAATAAGGAGATTAGGTAAAATGGAAATGAATAAAATAATAGAAAAAATAAATTATTTTACAAAACTTTCAAGAGAAAGAGAACTTACTCTTGATGAAAAAAAAGAGAGAGAATTATTTAGAAAAATGTATATGGAACAATTTAGAGCTCAAGTAAAAGGACATTTAGATAATATAAAAATAGTAGATGGAGAAGTTGAAAACAGTACAAAAATAATATAAAGTTTTACGGGGGTAAAAATGGAAAAAGTAACAGTAAAATCTCTATACAGAGATAAAGAAAAATTTATTGATCAAGAAGTAGAAATATCAGGTTGGATAAAAAAAATCAGGGTTCAAAAGAATTTTGGATTTATAGAAATTAATGATGGATCATTTTTCAAAGGAATCCAAATAGTATTTGATGCAAAGCTAAATAACTTTGATGAAATCTCACGTTTATCTATAATATCTTCAATCAGAGTAAATGGAAAACTAGTAAAATCTCAAGGAGCTGGACAAGATATTGAAATAGTAGCAGATAGTATAGAAATATATCAAAAAGCTGATTTAGATTATCCTTTACAAAATAAAAGACATACTTTTGAATATTTGAGAACAAAAGCTCATTTAAGACCTAGAACAAATACATTTTCAGCTGTATTCAGAGTAAGATCGGTTATAGCTTATGCTATTCATAAATTTTTTCAAGAAAATGGATTTGTATATGTGCATACTCCAATAATAACTGGTTCTGATGCTGAAGGTGCTGGAGAAATGTTCAGAGTAACTACTTTAGATTTAAATGATTTACCTAAAGGTGAAGATGGAAAAGTAGATTCTTCTAAAGATTTTTTTGGAAAAGAAACTAACCTAACTGTAAGTGGGCAGCTAAGTGGAGAAACTTATTGTGCTGCTTTTAGAAATATATATACATTTGGACCAACATTCAGAGCTGAATATTCTAATACAGCAAGACATGCTTCAGAATTCTGGATGATAGAACCAGAAATAGCTTTTGCTGATCTTGAAGCTAATATGGAACTTGCTGAAGCTATGGTAAAATATATAATTAAATACGTTTTGGAGCAATGTCCAGAAGAAATGGAGTTCTTTAATCAATTTATTGAGAAAGGATTATTTGATAAACTTAACAATGTATTAAATAGTGAGTTTGGAAGACTTACATATACAGAAGCTATAGAAATACTTGAAAAATCAGGAAAGAAATTTGATTATCCAGTAAAATGGGGAATTGATCTTCAAAGTGAACATGAAAGATATTTAGCAGAGGAATATTTTAAAAAGCCAGTTTTCCTTACTGATTATCCAAAAGATATAAAAGCATTTTATATGAAGCTGAATGAAGATGGAAAAACTGTAAGAGCTATGGATTTATTAGCTCCTGGAATTGGAGAAATTATTGGTGGTTCTCAAAGAGAAGACAATCTTGAAATTCTTGAAGGAAGAATAAATGAATTAGGAATGAATATAGAGGACTATGGATTTTATTTAGACTTAAGAAAATATGGAAGTTTTCCACATTCAGGATATGGATTGGGATTTGAAAGAATAATTATGTATATAACAGGAATGACAAATATTCGTGACGTAATTCCATTCCCAAGAACACCTAATAATGCAGAATTTTAATTAAAATATTAATTAAGGGGATTAATGATGGTATTGAAATTTTTTTTACTCTGGGTAATGATTATACTTGGAATATTCTATATAATAACTTATCCATATAAATCAAAGCTTGCCAGAAAATTGAAGAGGGTTAATAGTTTTGAAGAAGTTGAGTTTATAAAAAATTCAGATGAAAATTATTCTGATATATCACAAGAAGAAATTAATGAGTACGTAATTTTAGAAGAGAGAAAAATTAAAAGTTCTTTTGTGAATGAAGAAATGAAATATACTATTATTACTCCTAAAAATAATACAAAAGATAATATTCCTTGTCTTTTTCTTCTTCATGGATTGAGAGATGAAAATAAAGATTGGTTGGAAAAAGGAAAATTATTAGAGAATTATATTTCCCTATTGAAAAAAGGAGAGATAAATCCTATGATATTTGTCTTGGCAGCTTCTGGAAGAGAAGGACAAAGTTGGTATTCCAATTTTGCCACAGAAAAAAACTGTCAGTATGAGGACTATATGATAGGAGAGCTTGTTCCAGAGATAAAAACAAGGCTTCCAAAATCACCTTTAGGAATAGCTGGGTTTTCTATGGGAGGATATGCAGCCTTTAAACTTGGGCTTAAGTATATAGATATATTTAAAGTTATTGGAAGTTTTTCAGGGGCAATAAACCTTATAAGAATGAGTGTTAATAGAAGAGTTATAAGGTTATTTCAATTTATTTATATTCCTAAATTTTTTTTAATAATGTTGATAAAAACAGTTTGTAAAGGTTTTTGGTTCATGGGGATATAAGATATTGAAAGAGGATCCCTACAGCATAATAAAATATATGAAGGCAGAAAAACTGAACAATAAATACTTTTATGCCAGTGTTGGAATAGAAGATAGAGTAAATCATTTAATGCTTCAGCAGTGGTTAGATGTAATGGGCAGAATGAAAAAGAATAAATATAATTTTAAAGGTTATCTATGTGCTGGAGAAACTCATACATGGGATTATGTAGCTAGAGATATGGTCAATTTTTTAAAATTTTTCAACGAAAAAATAAATAAGTAAATATATAAAACTCTTTGTTGATGTTAAAAATCTTCAAGGAGTTTTTTTATTAAACTCTATTAATTTTCTGTTATTTCTGTTACAATATATAAGTTAATAAATCAAGATAAAGAAGTATTTGAGAGGTAATAATGAAAAAAAGTATAAAAGAGATAATAGTTGTAGAGGGAAGAGATGACATATCAGCAGTAAAAGCTGCTGTTGATGCTGAAGTAATACAAGTAAACGGATTTGCAGTGAGAAAACAGGGAACCATTGAAAAAATAAGAGTGGCAGAACAAAATCGTGGAATAATAATTCTTACTGATCCAGATCATGCTGGAGAAGAAATTAGGAAATATATACATAAATTTTTTCCAGAAGCAAAAGATGCATATATTAGAAGAATAGAAGGAACAAAAGATGGCGATATAGGAGTTGAGAATGCTTCCCCAGAAGCTATTATAAATGCATTAGAGAAAGCCAGATGTAGTACACTAGAAGTGAAAGATAGAATTTTTACAATGGATTATTTAATGGATTGTGGATTGATAGGAAGTGGAGATGCAAGTATAAAGAGAGAAAAAGTTGGTGGAAAATTGGGAATAGGATATTCTAATGGAAAACAATTTCTATCGAGATTAAATAGATATGGAATATCTAAAGAAGAATTTGAAGAGGCCTTAAAAAGTATTTAAGATGAGAAAGAAGATTTAAAAAATTTTAATAGAAATTCTAATATATTTAGTTTTTAATGGAGGAGCTTCTCACTTTAAATTAAAATTATACTCTGATTATGAAGTGATTTTAAGTAGTGAGAGCTTCTCATTTAGGTTTAAATATGATGATGAAAGTTAAAAGGATAAAATAGTCTATGATATATTTAAAATTGAATTTGGGTATGATGTTGCTACTAAAAACAAATAAATTTCTGTGATTATGAGGTAATTTTAAGTAGTGAAAGCTTCTCAGTTAGGTTTAAATATGAATGATGAAAGTTAAAAGGATAAAATAGTCTATGATATATTTAAAATTGAATTTGGGTATGATGTTGCTACTAAAATAAATAAATTTCTGTGATTATGAGGTAATTTTAAGTAGTGAGAGCTTCTAAGTTAGGTTTAAATATGATGATGAAAGTTAAAAGAAAATTAGTCTATGACATATTTGAATGTAATGTTACTGTAAAATTATTAAATAAAATATTTAGATTATATTGTTACAAATAAATTTAAATTAGTTTATGTTTAGAAGGGATTTTTTTTATAAAATTATTATTGACTTTTTAATGTGTAACATATAAAATATAGTGTCAAATTAAATAAATCACTAAATCCTCTGTAAGAGGGAGATGTCCTAGCGTGAACCAACCATCTATAAAAAACTAGTCTTTTTTATTTATGCAGGGTTTGGACTCTGCTTTTTTTATTGAAAATTTTAAGAAGGAGTAAAAATGGGAATAAGATACAACAAGATTACTGATAAGCATCAAAGAGAAATAGTTCTTTTGAAAAGCTTTCCATGCAAGTATGGAAAATGTAGTTTTTGCAATTATATAGAGGATAATTCTTTAGATGAAGAAGAAATAGATAATGTAAATATGGAAGTGTTAAAAGAAATAACAGGAGAGTATGGAGTTTTAGAAGTTATAAACTCTGGTTCTGTTTTTGAATTAACACAAAAAACTTTAGAAGAAATAAAAAGAATTGTTAAAGAGAAAAATATAAAAATTCTTTATTTTGAAATTTATTATGGCTATATAAAAAGAATTGAGGAAATTAAAAAATATTTTTCAGGTGTAGAAATACGTTTTAGAATGGGGATAGAAACATTTGATAATAATTTTAGAGTGAAAGTATATAATAAAAATTTTATTTTAGAAGAAAAGGAAATTATAGAAATTAGTAAAAAATTATTTTCTGTCTGTTTACTTATATGTGTAAAAGGGCAAACGAAAGAAATGATAGAAAACGATATAAAAATTGCTTTGGAAAATTTTCAAGGTGTAACTATAAATATTTTTATTAATAATGGAACTGTTATAGAGAGAGATAATGAATTAGTAAAATGGTTCATCGAAAAATATTCATATTTAGCATTAGATGATAGAGTAGAACTACTTTTAGATAATAAAGATTTAGGAGTTTTTGAACAATAAATGAACTGCAGGAGGAAAAATGAGAAATGAATTTTTATGGGCAATAATGCTGTTAGTAAACTTTTTAGCAATAATATTTGCTTATTCCAGATTTGGAAAAATAGGATTATATATATGGATACCAATATCAACTATACTAGCTAATATACAAGTAGTCATGCTGGTTGACTTATTTGGATTTGGAACTACTTTGGGAAATATACTTTATGCTGGAGGTTTTTTAGTAACTGATATACTTGCAGAAAACTATGGGAAAGAGCATGCTAAAAAAGCTGTGAAAATAGGATTTTTTCCTTAATAGCAATGACATTAATAATGCAGATAGCTGTAGCTTTTACTCCTTCAAATGTAGAAGAAGGACTGATTACTTTTAGTGGAGTAAAAAGAATATTTGATTTTATGCCAAGGATAGCAATAGCTTCTCTTGTTTCTTACTGGATATCTCAAAGCCATGATATATGGGCATATGAAATGTGGAAAAAGAAATTTAGTGAAAGAAAACATATTTGGATTAGGAATAATATGAGTACTATGATAAGCCAACTTATAGATAATAGTATTTTTACATTGATAGCTTTTTGGGGTGTTTATCCTAGAGAAGTATTGTTAGAAATATTTGTTACTACTTACTGTATGAAATTTATAGTAGCAGTTTTTGATACACCATTTGTATATATTGCCAACCATTTAAAAATAACTGGAAGAATAAAGGAAACAGAATTATAAACAATAAAGAGGAAAACTTCTGTGTAATGCACTCTCCCTCCCTCTAGGAGATATCTAAGAAAGAGAATGCATTACCAAGGCTACCTCTTTTTTTATATTAAACTTTCATCGATATAAAGGCTTATTTTATTTCTCAATTTTTCTCTTATTTCTTTTGATATGGGAGTATTTTTAATTTCTCCATTTTGAATATAATAAAGCAGTTTCATATTTTCTTTAACAGAAATGATATTGTTTGTATATACTTTTATTAAATTTTTCCATTCCTCCATGCTATCGCATACTTTTTTCAAAAGTTGAACCTCTCTAAGAAGAATATCAAATATTTCCAAAGGAAAATTATGTTCATTTTCACTAAATAAAAATTTTACTACAAGAGTATTATTATCTTCAAGATAATTTATTAAAGCATTTAAATCAAAATCTTTATATAAGTTTTTCTTCTCTAATTCTGTCATATTTCCACCCCTAAGATTATTAATATATTATTGTTAAAATTATAACATTTTTATTGTTAGATTTAAACTTGTTAGTTAAATATTTATGTGGCAAAAATTTAAAAAAGTTATTTTTAAAAAATATTTTATGAGAACAAAAAATAAATTTAAAGGAATAAATTGTCTTAAAATAAAGTTATAAAACAAAATAAAGATAATTTAAAAAAATAAAATTTTTTTAGTGGAAATTTATTAATATTATAGAATGTTTTTAGTATATTATTTTTCAAAATTTTTTTATTATCTTTTTTGTATGCTATAATGATTATGTGTTCTCATTTTGTCACACAAAAAATAAACAAATATTTAAAAAATTAAAATAATGAAGCAGAAGGAGGGTGATTAAAAATATAAATGCTTTAAATTAAAGAAATAAAAAACATTTTAGGGAGGGGAAATACTAGAAATTTTATTGTGAATTTTATTTTAAAAAATTATATTTGAAAAAATTTAGAAAATAAAAAGAGAAATAAGAACTATTTATAAAAAATAAAATACCAGAGGGGAAAAAGATGATAAGATTAACAGAAAAAGAATTAAAAAATGTGAAAGAAAATAAAGATGCAATAGCACAGTTGCTTGTAAAAAAAGCTATTTTAAATGAAATAAAAGAGAAAAATATAATGATGAAGAAAAAAAATCTTTGGAAGAATTAAAAACAAATATAGAAATTGAATTTTATTTGACTTCTATTGCACAAAATAATATTACAATATCTAATTATGAGATTTTGGAAATATATAAAAATAATTCAGAAACTTTGAAAGATAAACCAGTAGCAGAGATATACCCACAGCTTCAGCAAGCTTTAATAAATAAAAAAGTTAATGAAAATAAACTTGGGGTAATTAATGAAATAATAGAAAGATATAAAGTAAATGAAATTTTAAAAGAGTATGTTGGGGAAGATAATAAAGAGAAAGAAGAAATAATAGAATAATTAAAGAAAAAGTAAGTTAAGCTACAATTCATAAAATATGAAAGCCTGACCTAAAAGATTCAGTCAGGCTTTTTTAGTAAAAGATATAATTTTTGTCTGAAATGGTACTTATTGATTGGAAAAATTATGTAAAAAATCAAAATCCATCTATTAATACAGAATTTATTTTGAAAAAGAAAATAAAAAAAGTTTTTAAAATGTTTAAAAACGAGTTTTATATTTTTAATTAAATATTATTTTGTAAAAATATTTTTTTAAAAGGAAATAAGTATTTTTCTTGTAATATCTAGTATATAAGAGATGATAATTAAATAATGGTTAATATAAATATCTTATATTAACCATTTCTCTTTTTATGATATCGTATTTTAAAAATAAATCAACTAT
Above is a window of Fusobacterium varium DNA encoding:
- the ftsW gene encoding Cell division protein FtsW — protein: MANISADNKNIYHKINVLKKGQKEKEERKRKKRRNITMIGCILILIILSILNMLSASFYTIYTRGIGIFTNHLVYMIVSFITLIITGNINYKKYNKNGFNLFLLIITIILFSFILIGARVFPSVVPRINGAIGWIRLFGFSLQPAELLKVPFIILIAHILERCEKDGVKNLAIVLSVMPIMVLFGFFIIFQDDLGTMIHYIAILLFMLFMSKIDTKWIVSTITAGIVGISGICLYVHHLGDVSDKGYKMRRIGSFLNGLLHNEYDNAIGYQVGQSLLAFGSGGILGKGYANGVQKYSYLPEIRTDFILASYGEELGFIGMFIIMIFFFLIFNLIKRTAMECKSYFGKYLAIGIGGYLITQVLINIYVALGMLPVFGIPMPIFSYGGTSLITIFSAFGIIGNINSEE
- the asnS gene encoding Asparagine--tRNA ligase codes for the protein MEKVTVKSLYRDKEKFIDQEVEISGWIKKIRVQKNFGFIEINDGSFFKGIQIVFDAKLNNFDEISRLSIISSIRVNGKLVKSQGAGQDIEIVADSIEIYQKADLDYPLQNKRHTFEYLRTKAHLRPRTNTFSAVFRVRSVIAYAIHKFFQENGFVYVHTPIITGSDAEGAGEMFRVTTLDLNDLPKGEDGKVDSSKDFFGKETNLTVSGQLSGETYCAAFRNIYTFGPTFRAEYSNTARHASEFWMIEPEIAFADLEANMELAEAMVKYIIKYVLEQCPEEMEFFNQFIEKGLFDKLNNVLNSEFGRLTYTEAIEILEKSGKKFDYPVKWGIDLQSEHERYLAEEYFKKPVFLTDYPKDIKAFYMKLNEDGKTVRAMDLLAPGIGEIIGGSQREDNLEILEGRINELGMNIEDYGFYLDLRKYGSFPHSGYGLGFERIIMYITGMTNIRDVIPFPRTPNNAEF
- the xynZ gene encoding Endo-1,4-beta-xylanase Z precursor, whose amino-acid sequence is MMVLKFFLLWVMIILGIFYIITYPYKSKLARKLKRVNSFEEVEFIKNSDENYSDISQEEINEYVILEERKIKSSFVNEEMKYTIITPKNNTKDNIPCLFLLHGLRDENKDWLEKGKLLENYISLLKKGEINPMIFVLAASGREGQSWYSNFATEKNCQYEDYMIGELVPEIKTRLPKSPLGIAGFSMGGYAAFKLGLKYIDIFKVIGSFSGAINLIRMSVNRRVIRLFQFIYIPKFFLIMLIKTVCKGFWFMGI
- a CDS encoding ribonuclease M5 — protein: MKKSIKEIIVVEGRDDISAVKAAVDAEVIQVNGFAVRKQGTIEKIRVAEQNRGIIILTDPDHAGEEIRKYIHKFFPEAKDAYIRRIEGTKDGDIGVENASPEAIINALEKARCSTLEVKDRIFTMDYLMDCGLIGSGDASIKREKVGGKLGIGYSNGKQFLSRLNRYGISKEEFEEALKSI
- a CDS encoding conserved hypothetical integral membrane protein; translated protein: MRNEFLWAIMLLVNFLAIIFAYSRFGKIGLYIWIPISTILANIQVVMLVDLFGFGTTLGNILYAGGFLVTDILAENYGKEHAKKAVKIGFFP
- a CDS encoding conserved hypothetical integral membrane protein translates to MTLIMQIAVAFTPSNVEEGLITFSGVKRIFDFMPRIAIASLVSYWISQSHDIWAYEMWKKKFSERKHIWIRNNMSTMISQLIDNSIFTLIAFWGVYPREVLLEIFVTTYCMKFIVAVFDTPFVYIANHLKITGRIKETEL